A portion of the Desulfovibrio oxyclinae DSM 11498 genome contains these proteins:
- a CDS encoding MBL fold metallo-hydrolase yields MTVKTIPLGPLETNCYVLSDGGRAVVVDPGGEPGPLLKYLEEQGLEVDAILNTHLHFDHTLGNKALADALEKDILASEDDRPLLDTELGGGGMMGLPEVPAYDFKPLTPGETEFAGMRCRIFATPGHSQGSLTFYFPDAQCAFVGDLVFYRSIGRTDFPGGSLDVLKKSVEENIFTLPPETVLYPGHGPETTVGDEKNHNPFFTGL; encoded by the coding sequence ATGACCGTAAAGACCATTCCCCTCGGCCCGCTCGAAACCAACTGCTACGTTCTGTCCGACGGCGGCCGGGCCGTGGTGGTGGATCCCGGCGGAGAACCGGGCCCCCTACTCAAGTACCTTGAAGAGCAGGGACTCGAAGTGGACGCGATTCTCAACACGCACCTGCACTTCGACCACACGCTGGGCAACAAGGCCCTCGCCGACGCCCTCGAAAAAGACATCCTTGCCTCCGAGGACGACCGTCCCCTGCTGGACACCGAACTCGGTGGCGGCGGAATGATGGGTTTGCCCGAGGTTCCGGCCTACGACTTCAAGCCGCTGACTCCCGGCGAGACCGAATTTGCGGGAATGCGCTGCCGCATCTTCGCCACCCCCGGTCACTCGCAGGGCAGCCTGACTTTCTACTTCCCGGATGCCCAGTGCGCCTTCGTGGGCGATCTGGTCTTCTACCGCTCCATCGGCCGCACCGACTTTCCGGGCGGAAGCCTCGACGTGCTGAAGAAATCCGTCGAGGAGAACATCTTCACCCTTCCGCCGGAGACCGTGCTGTATCCGGGCCATGGCCCCGAGACCACGGTGGGCGACGAGAAGAACCATAACCCCTTCTTCACGGGACTTTAG
- a CDS encoding ComF family protein, which yields MLFCEDCAQRLRPRAGGYCPRCGELSSDPDSEPTLCAMCRIEPPPWERIHFHGAYDDLLREMILRLKFAGGIQMTAPLRAILRESIRGTDELPELVVPVPLHCRRLRWRGFNQSLLLAHAVTSEHGGRLSPKALRRIRATRPQSELGPGERRKNLSGAFVANSETVRAKSVLLVDDVLTTGTTLRECARTLRRAGASRVEALVAAVADASDQPYKK from the coding sequence ATGCTGTTTTGCGAAGACTGCGCACAAAGGCTCCGCCCCCGCGCCGGAGGATACTGCCCCCGGTGCGGCGAACTTTCCTCGGACCCAGACAGTGAACCGACCCTGTGCGCCATGTGTCGCATCGAACCGCCGCCGTGGGAGCGCATTCATTTTCATGGCGCCTACGACGACCTGCTGCGGGAGATGATCCTGCGCCTGAAGTTCGCCGGAGGCATCCAGATGACCGCGCCACTGCGCGCCATCCTGAGGGAGTCCATACGGGGTACGGATGAGCTGCCGGAGCTGGTGGTTCCAGTCCCGCTTCATTGCAGACGCCTTCGCTGGCGCGGCTTCAACCAGAGCCTGCTGCTGGCGCATGCTGTGACGTCGGAGCATGGAGGACGGTTGAGCCCGAAGGCTCTGCGCCGCATCCGTGCAACGCGTCCGCAGAGCGAATTGGGTCCCGGGGAGCGGCGAAAAAACCTGTCCGGAGCTTTTGTCGCAAACTCTGAAACCGTCCGAGCCAAAAGCGTTCTGCTCGTGGATGACGTGCTGACAACGGGGACCACTTTGCGGGAGTGCGCACGGACGTTGCGCAGAGCCGGAGCGTCGCGCGTGGAGGCGCTTGTGGCGGCGGTTGCGGACGCTTCGGACCAGCCGTACAAAAAGTGA
- a CDS encoding flavodoxin family protein, whose protein sequence is MSYAAIFACSHRKGGNTDHAAELMAQGVMDAGGEARVLFVRDYAVEHCLACGACEKAAGQPPEKCCVLSPRDDSMKLFRPLLEARTVLISSPIYFYALPSRFTTLMDRSQQFWAARNRGESWLVEQPARTATLAMAAGRPRGEKLFEGAERSLRFFLKDYGIEIAQSLHFRGKDGPNDMRADESARERLLRAGREAWTGPES, encoded by the coding sequence GTGAGCTACGCCGCCATATTCGCATGCAGCCACCGCAAGGGAGGCAACACGGACCACGCCGCCGAACTCATGGCGCAGGGCGTCATGGATGCCGGCGGCGAGGCCCGGGTCCTCTTCGTGCGCGATTACGCCGTGGAGCACTGCCTCGCCTGTGGAGCATGCGAAAAGGCCGCGGGCCAGCCCCCGGAAAAATGCTGCGTGCTCTCACCGCGCGATGATTCCATGAAGCTGTTCCGCCCTCTGCTGGAGGCCCGGACCGTCCTGATCAGCTCGCCCATCTACTTTTATGCCCTGCCCTCGCGGTTCACGACACTCATGGACCGTTCGCAGCAGTTCTGGGCCGCCCGGAACCGCGGCGAGTCGTGGCTTGTCGAACAGCCTGCGCGCACCGCGACACTGGCCATGGCTGCGGGCCGCCCGCGTGGCGAAAAGCTCTTTGAAGGCGCAGAACGCTCCCTGAGGTTCTTCCTTAAGGACTATGGGATAGAAATTGCGCAGTCGCTTCATTTCCGGGGCAAGGACGGACCGAATGACATGCGGGCCGACGAGTCCGCCCGAGAGCGCCTCCTGCGGGCCGGTCGCGAGGCGTGGACCGGGCCGGAATCGTAA
- a CDS encoding HD-GYP domain-containing protein translates to MSDSTDQLREQYLQISRNLLSTFPEDVPPVRLYEWNELLERVDMFHEAEKVMSPERRREAQQTCDEGRLYLHRDDYRTYAKLLSKNLGLVLLEDDLDNRDVAETFFRALVEKMGTFYDQPTHHSLREVRADLGVLCEYIWTNPCRIGFLVRTLGYGYSLEIHTVNTIFIGLGLRVMAAWRDLQRLELGSLALGLALHDVGMIRVPGFIRDKPGVLMHNERQSMKKHPDTGMMMLARLKVKDPVVEECVQHHHERVNGTGYPGRLRGEAVGLNARICGLADAFCASVGERPYHGAKEMEKAVRQFSDDPSYDSRLAGLLEQLVLRREEPCPLPFVPRSGPRT, encoded by the coding sequence ATGTCGGATTCGACGGATCAATTGCGCGAGCAGTATCTGCAGATCAGCAGAAACCTGCTTTCCACGTTCCCAGAGGACGTTCCGCCGGTGCGGCTGTATGAGTGGAACGAGCTTCTGGAGCGGGTGGATATGTTCCATGAAGCCGAGAAGGTCATGAGCCCGGAGCGTCGGCGCGAGGCGCAGCAGACCTGCGACGAAGGGCGCCTGTATCTTCACCGCGACGACTATCGAACCTACGCCAAACTCCTGAGCAAGAACCTCGGCCTCGTCCTGCTTGAGGACGATCTCGACAACCGCGACGTGGCCGAAACCTTTTTTCGCGCTCTGGTCGAGAAGATGGGGACTTTCTATGACCAGCCGACCCATCACAGCCTCAGGGAGGTGCGCGCGGACCTTGGTGTGCTGTGCGAATATATCTGGACCAATCCCTGCCGCATCGGCTTTCTGGTGCGTACGCTGGGCTATGGATATTCGCTGGAAATACACACGGTGAACACCATCTTCATCGGCTTAGGCCTGCGCGTCATGGCTGCATGGCGCGACCTTCAGCGGCTGGAGCTCGGCAGCCTCGCCCTCGGGCTGGCCTTGCACGACGTGGGCATGATCCGCGTCCCCGGCTTCATCCGCGACAAGCCGGGCGTGCTCATGCACAACGAGCGGCAGTCCATGAAAAAGCATCCCGACACGGGCATGATGATGCTTGCCCGGCTCAAGGTGAAGGACCCGGTGGTGGAGGAGTGCGTGCAGCATCATCACGAGCGGGTCAACGGCACGGGATATCCCGGCAGGCTTCGCGGCGAGGCGGTGGGCCTGAACGCTCGAATCTGCGGCCTTGCAGATGCCTTCTGCGCTTCGGTGGGAGAGCGCCCCTATCATGGAGCCAAGGAAATGGAAAAGGCCGTCCGCCAGTTTTCGGACGACCCTTCCTATGACAGTCGTCTTGCGGGCCTTCTGGAACAGCTCGTCCTCAGGCGGGAGGAACCTTGCCCCCTGCCGTTCGTGCCGCGCTCCGGCCCCAGAACCTGA
- the rplU gene encoding 50S ribosomal protein L21, with translation MFAIIETGGKQYRVEEGLELNVDLMKVEAGESLSIDKVLLVDNDGDTKVGAPYVEGAAVECEVLGHNRGKKVVVFHKLSKKDARNTKGHRQDFTQIKVKAIKA, from the coding sequence ATGTTTGCAATTATCGAGACCGGCGGAAAACAGTACCGCGTAGAAGAAGGTCTTGAACTCAACGTAGATCTGATGAAGGTCGAAGCCGGGGAATCCCTCAGCATCGACAAGGTGCTTCTGGTGGACAACGACGGCGACACCAAAGTTGGTGCTCCCTACGTCGAAGGGGCTGCCGTGGAATGCGAAGTCCTCGGACACAACCGCGGCAAGAAAGTCGTGGTGTTCCACAAGCTGTCCAAGAAAGACGCCCGCAACACCAAGGGTCACCGCCAGGACTTCACTCAAATCAAGGTCAAGGCCATCAAGGCCTAG
- a CDS encoding tetratricopeptide repeat protein, whose product MKSRFVSAIVLMMLALSAGCVPSLTGAHYLQQEDYDEGIRSMRQELAQNPNDPAANYYLGRMYMAKQEPEPALPYLEKAAKLDPEDSDYHFWVGVANWALLNFDKEREAYRRALQANTRHVSANLYLAHNYLDRGEWENALAFYDRVLELDPYNPEALYSRGEALYGMGRKEEAHQAWLEFMEAYPDGVLGFKATENLNSLGDYTYRNYILGQRKITLRVPRFEMGETIMTLTDESKPSLSVLGAMLENNRKLDVHVVVFDASGAASAKRKALLIRNYVSRMWPEVDPSRLKPSWFGQGEKVETEDGTMTLDETVKFITVVE is encoded by the coding sequence GTGAAAAGCCGTTTTGTTTCGGCAATTGTGCTGATGATGCTGGCATTGAGTGCCGGATGCGTACCATCGCTTACCGGAGCCCACTATCTCCAGCAGGAAGATTACGACGAAGGTATCAGAAGTATGCGACAGGAACTCGCACAGAATCCCAACGATCCTGCAGCCAATTACTATCTTGGCAGGATGTACATGGCCAAGCAGGAGCCGGAGCCGGCGCTTCCCTATCTGGAGAAAGCGGCAAAGCTGGATCCTGAAGACTCGGACTATCATTTCTGGGTCGGCGTGGCCAACTGGGCGCTTCTGAACTTCGACAAGGAGCGCGAGGCATACCGCCGGGCGCTTCAAGCCAACACTCGCCATGTCTCCGCGAACCTCTACCTCGCGCACAACTACCTTGACAGAGGCGAGTGGGAAAATGCCCTGGCGTTCTATGATCGCGTGCTTGAACTGGACCCCTACAACCCCGAAGCGCTCTACAGCAGGGGTGAGGCCCTTTACGGTATGGGTCGCAAGGAAGAGGCGCATCAGGCCTGGCTCGAATTCATGGAAGCCTACCCCGACGGCGTCCTCGGATTCAAGGCCACGGAAAATCTGAACTCGCTGGGCGACTACACCTATCGCAACTACATCCTCGGCCAGCGCAAGATTACGCTCCGTGTCCCCCGGTTCGAAATGGGGGAGACCATCATGACGCTGACCGACGAGTCCAAGCCCTCCCTTTCCGTGCTGGGGGCCATGCTTGAAAACAATAGAAAGCTCGATGTCCACGTGGTCGTGTTTGACGCGTCCGGTGCGGCATCGGCCAAACGGAAGGCCCTGCTCATCCGCAACTACGTTTCACGGATGTGGCCCGAAGTTGATCCCTCCCGCCTCAAGCCGAGTTGGTTCGGGCAGGGGGAAAAGGTAGAAACCGAAGACGGCACCATGACCCTTGATGAGACGGTCAAGTTCATCACCGTGGTCGAGTAG
- the glpB gene encoding glycerol-3-phosphate dehydrogenase subunit GlpB, giving the protein MADTIHCDLAIIGTGIAGMAAAIFAANRGMSVAQAGNTGSLAYTTGYFDLLGSIPATDEGGKATPVNEPFKALPELLNAFPQHPYRFVDEAGMREAFTELTDFLTRSGLRYEGGGETNHRLPSPAGTLKRTWFVPATMRPAEEMLAGTEECVIVDFAGLKGFSARQIAANLSPKRANLRGETVRLPGPGGEVYAENVARMLETERGRESFAKVLQPLIGDASWLGLPACLGIYRPEDIMDDMERRLGVRIFEIPTMPPGVPGIRIKEAFEEASSGMDLRLFRQQRLVWEDQHDELYRLRVTGTSVERQVLAKNVLLASGRFLGGGLTGERTGIRETVIGLPVQQPDSREDWHRFNYFDQRGHKVHRTGLVCDESLRPLGNDGKPFAQHLHAAGSVLAGADWMRMKCGAGVAVTTALAAVKSMK; this is encoded by the coding sequence ATGGCAGACACCATCCATTGCGACCTCGCGATAATAGGGACCGGCATCGCGGGCATGGCCGCAGCGATATTTGCAGCCAATCGCGGCATGAGCGTGGCCCAGGCGGGCAACACGGGTTCGCTGGCCTACACCACCGGCTACTTCGACCTGCTTGGTTCGATCCCCGCCACCGACGAAGGCGGTAAGGCCACACCGGTCAACGAACCGTTCAAGGCCCTGCCGGAGCTGCTGAACGCCTTTCCCCAGCACCCCTACCGTTTCGTTGACGAAGCGGGGATGCGTGAGGCCTTCACCGAACTGACGGATTTCCTCACCCGCTCCGGCCTCCGCTACGAAGGGGGCGGAGAGACAAACCACCGCCTGCCCAGCCCTGCCGGGACCCTCAAGCGCACGTGGTTCGTGCCCGCAACCATGCGGCCTGCGGAAGAGATGCTCGCGGGAACGGAAGAATGCGTCATCGTTGACTTCGCCGGGCTCAAGGGGTTCAGCGCGCGCCAGATAGCGGCCAACCTCTCCCCGAAACGGGCGAACCTGCGAGGCGAAACCGTACGCCTGCCCGGACCGGGCGGAGAAGTCTACGCTGAGAACGTGGCCCGGATGCTGGAAACCGAACGCGGCCGCGAAAGCTTCGCCAAGGTGCTGCAACCGCTGATCGGTGACGCGTCGTGGCTTGGTCTCCCGGCCTGTCTTGGCATCTATCGCCCCGAAGACATTATGGACGATATGGAAAGACGGCTGGGCGTGCGGATATTCGAAATTCCGACCATGCCTCCGGGTGTTCCCGGCATCCGCATCAAGGAAGCCTTCGAGGAAGCGTCTTCCGGCATGGATCTGCGCCTTTTCCGTCAACAGAGGTTGGTCTGGGAAGACCAACACGACGAACTATACCGCCTGCGCGTCACCGGCACCAGCGTGGAGCGCCAAGTGCTGGCGAAAAACGTCCTGCTCGCCAGCGGCCGCTTCCTCGGCGGCGGGCTGACAGGAGAACGCACCGGCATCCGCGAAACCGTCATCGGCCTGCCGGTCCAGCAGCCCGATAGCCGCGAGGACTGGCACCGCTTCAATTACTTCGACCAGCGCGGCCACAAAGTGCACCGCACCGGACTGGTCTGCGACGAATCCCTGCGGCCGCTGGGGAATGACGGCAAGCCGTTTGCGCAACACCTCCACGCCGCAGGTTCCGTGCTTGCCGGCGCGGACTGGATGCGCATGAAATGCGGCGCGGGCGTGGCCGTGACCACGGCTCTGGCCGCCGTGAAAAGCATGAAATAA
- a CDS encoding RNA polymerase sigma factor, with protein sequence MSESEAEKEIIRDVQAGDTEAFRFLVERYQGPIYNLMLRSVTERETAADLAQETFTKAYAAIGRFNASKRFFPWLYAIGINLLRDHMRKSGREYTGMDPDCLGEGVPPVDMQTRLDGQRMAQEIERLPEAYREALVLRFREDCSMKDIAEALSISVSGAKMRVSRGLCMLRKRFGGEKHDQ encoded by the coding sequence TTGAGCGAGAGCGAAGCGGAAAAGGAAATCATACGTGATGTGCAGGCCGGAGACACTGAGGCGTTCCGGTTTCTGGTGGAGCGTTACCAGGGACCGATCTACAACCTCATGCTTCGAAGCGTGACAGAGCGTGAAACCGCTGCGGATCTGGCTCAGGAGACGTTCACCAAGGCCTATGCCGCCATCGGCAGGTTCAACGCGTCCAAGCGGTTTTTCCCGTGGCTTTATGCTATAGGGATTAATCTGCTCAGGGACCATATGCGCAAATCCGGGCGGGAATACACAGGGATGGATCCGGATTGTCTCGGAGAAGGAGTGCCGCCCGTGGACATGCAGACCCGGCTTGATGGCCAGCGAATGGCCCAGGAGATTGAGAGGCTGCCCGAAGCCTACCGTGAAGCGCTGGTGTTGCGCTTTCGGGAGGATTGCAGCATGAAGGATATTGCCGAGGCGCTTTCCATTAGCGTGAGCGGCGCCAAGATGAGGGTTTCCAGAGGGCTTTGCATGCTCAGGAAACGATTCGGAGGCGAAAAGCATGACCAATGA
- a CDS encoding isoamylase early set domain-containing protein, with product MTNERFDDEMLASMIREMPRADVPEGFADRVMSSLEPRRPSLWERLLLWMRRPITIRITPVRVIPAMAVAALLMVLALPMQQMAVAPDGSGAVPVRFVLGKNVDARQVAVIGSFNNWSPDEAAMRYDKSLGAWVADLELPPGTHEYVFLVDGERVVADPVAPLSRDDGFGNRNSVLYLTGDHEQSL from the coding sequence ATGACCAATGAACGTTTTGATGACGAAATGCTTGCCAGCATGATTCGCGAAATGCCCCGGGCGGATGTCCCGGAGGGGTTCGCAGACAGGGTCATGTCTTCTCTTGAGCCGCGCAGGCCGAGCCTGTGGGAACGGCTTCTGCTGTGGATGCGCAGGCCGATCACCATCCGGATAACTCCGGTCAGGGTTATCCCGGCCATGGCTGTTGCCGCGCTGCTGATGGTGCTGGCTCTGCCTATGCAGCAAATGGCGGTCGCGCCAGACGGATCGGGGGCGGTGCCCGTGCGGTTCGTGCTCGGCAAGAATGTCGACGCGAGACAGGTGGCCGTGATAGGCTCCTTCAACAACTGGTCCCCGGACGAAGCGGCCATGCGGTACGACAAGTCGCTGGGGGCATGGGTCGCCGACCTTGAGTTGCCGCCCGGAACGCACGAGTACGTTTTCCTCGTGGATGGTGAACGCGTCGTGGCCGACCCGGTGGCGCCGCTGAGCAGGGACGACGGTTTCGGCAACCGTAATTCGGTACTGTACCTCACAGGGGATCATGAACAGTCTTTGTAG
- a CDS encoding FAD-dependent oxidoreductase, translated as MGTRKTIQTQVLIIGAGATGTGVMRDLALRGVHCALVDRSDVNAGASGGNHGLLHSGGRYVSNDAHAAAECREEGDILKKLAPQCVDETGGYFSAVAGDDENFIADFKSHCEKCGIDCTEVDPAEAREQEPHLAEDTIAVYEVPDASVDPFKLSLENVAHAKLVNNSKYLRHTEVVRFEIENGRIRAAICRDTDSGEELRIEAEQYVNAAGAWAASVAAQAGASVDMLYSRGTLLVTQERLSSRVINRLRPPSDGDILVPGGTVSILGTTSVRVDDPADARPTVEEVDRNVEQGWPMMPILAHTRYIRAYAGVRPLVLVGDGEGDGRSVSRDFSLFDHEDANLSNFCTITGGKLTTYRVMAERCSDLVASRLGVSAPCLTATEPLATVNACEWTEPGRAPKIWARNPDADDPILCECEMVPASAIDEIMNDCSEFIPDPGLQALGLRSRIGKGSCQGSFCGMRIAAHLYDTGRFDSPGGLKNMQGFFAQRFKGLRPVLWETQLVQAELAEALHCGLLGLEQIEGEDD; from the coding sequence GTGGGCACAAGAAAAACAATACAGACACAGGTCCTGATCATCGGCGCCGGAGCCACCGGTACCGGGGTCATGCGCGACCTGGCGCTACGGGGCGTGCACTGCGCCCTTGTGGACCGTTCCGACGTCAACGCCGGAGCCTCCGGCGGCAACCACGGTCTGCTGCACAGCGGCGGCCGCTACGTCTCCAACGACGCACACGCGGCGGCGGAGTGCCGCGAAGAAGGCGACATTCTCAAAAAACTCGCCCCCCAGTGCGTCGATGAAACCGGCGGATACTTCAGCGCGGTCGCCGGAGACGACGAGAACTTCATCGCCGACTTCAAGAGCCACTGCGAAAAGTGCGGCATCGACTGTACCGAAGTGGACCCGGCCGAAGCGCGCGAACAGGAGCCACACCTCGCCGAGGACACCATTGCGGTTTACGAGGTGCCCGACGCCTCCGTTGACCCCTTCAAGCTGTCGCTCGAAAACGTGGCGCACGCCAAGCTCGTCAACAACAGCAAATACCTGCGGCATACCGAGGTAGTACGCTTCGAAATCGAAAACGGACGCATCCGCGCCGCCATTTGTCGCGACACCGACTCCGGCGAGGAACTGCGCATTGAGGCCGAACAGTATGTGAACGCCGCCGGGGCATGGGCGGCCTCCGTGGCCGCGCAGGCCGGGGCGTCCGTTGACATGCTCTATTCCCGCGGCACCCTGCTGGTAACGCAGGAGCGGCTCTCCAGCCGGGTCATCAACCGCCTGAGGCCGCCGTCCGACGGCGACATTCTCGTTCCGGGCGGCACGGTCTCCATCCTCGGCACCACCAGCGTCCGCGTGGACGACCCAGCCGACGCGCGCCCCACGGTGGAGGAAGTGGACCGCAACGTGGAACAGGGCTGGCCCATGATGCCCATCCTCGCCCACACGCGTTATATCCGCGCCTACGCCGGGGTTCGCCCGCTGGTACTGGTGGGCGACGGTGAAGGCGACGGCCGCAGCGTATCCCGCGACTTCTCCCTGTTCGACCACGAGGACGCGAACCTTTCCAACTTCTGCACCATCACCGGCGGCAAGCTGACCACCTACCGCGTCATGGCCGAAAGATGCTCCGACCTCGTGGCATCGCGCCTCGGCGTGAGCGCACCGTGTCTGACCGCCACCGAGCCGCTGGCAACGGTCAACGCCTGCGAGTGGACCGAACCGGGACGTGCACCGAAGATTTGGGCGCGCAATCCGGACGCGGACGACCCCATCCTGTGCGAGTGCGAGATGGTTCCCGCCAGCGCCATTGACGAAATCATGAACGACTGCTCCGAATTCATCCCGGACCCCGGACTTCAGGCACTGGGACTTCGCAGCCGCATCGGCAAGGGCTCCTGTCAGGGCTCGTTCTGCGGAATGCGCATCGCCGCCCATCTTTACGACACCGGTCGGTTCGACTCCCCGGGCGGCCTGAAGAATATGCAGGGCTTCTTTGCCCAGCGCTTCAAGGGGCTGCGCCCGGTGCTGTGGGAAACGCAGCTCGTGCAGGCGGAGCTGGCCGAAGCGCTCCACTGCGGCCTGCTGGGACTGGAACAGATCGAAGGAGAGGACGACTAG
- a CDS encoding nitroreductase family protein encodes MIEMDTPVLKAIRERRSIRKFTGDAVSREDILTILEAGRWAPSGLNNQPWRFLVIPAGDPRQEKLAECTKYAHVVRQSAALICITLDKERMYSEMKDHQGAGACIQNMLLAVHDLGLGAVWLGQIINDQDAALEAAGIPDTQELQAVLAIGQPAQDGTSTRLELADLMLEEF; translated from the coding sequence ATGATTGAAATGGACACTCCAGTGCTGAAGGCAATCAGAGAACGAAGAAGCATCCGCAAGTTCACCGGAGACGCGGTCTCGCGGGAGGACATCCTGACCATCCTCGAAGCGGGACGATGGGCTCCCAGCGGGCTGAATAACCAGCCGTGGCGTTTTCTCGTCATCCCCGCGGGCGACCCGCGACAGGAAAAGCTGGCCGAATGCACCAAATACGCCCATGTGGTCCGACAGAGCGCAGCGCTTATATGCATCACGCTCGACAAGGAACGCATGTACAGTGAAATGAAGGACCATCAGGGCGCGGGCGCCTGCATCCAGAACATGCTTCTGGCCGTGCACGACCTGGGCCTCGGAGCCGTCTGGCTGGGCCAGATCATCAACGACCAGGACGCGGCCCTCGAAGCGGCCGGCATCCCCGACACCCAGGAATTGCAGGCGGTGCTCGCGATCGGACAGCCTGCGCAGGACGGCACGTCCACCCGCCTCGAACTCGCCGACCTCATGTTGGAGGAATTCTAG
- the rpmA gene encoding 50S ribosomal protein L27: MAHKKAGGSSRNGRDSAGQRRGVKRFGGQDVAAGNILVRQLGTKVHPGNGVGMGKDYTLFALVDGIVKYEKFTRKKAVKTRVHVVPAEA; the protein is encoded by the coding sequence ATGGCTCATAAGAAAGCTGGTGGTAGTTCCAGGAACGGACGCGACAGTGCCGGACAAAGACGGGGCGTAAAGCGCTTCGGCGGTCAGGACGTCGCAGCAGGCAACATCCTCGTGCGTCAGCTCGGCACCAAGGTGCATCCGGGCAACGGCGTCGGCATGGGCAAGGACTACACCCTGTTCGCCCTCGTCGACGGTATCGTCAAGTACGAGAAGTTCACTCGCAAGAAAGCCGTAAAGACCCGCGTACACGTGGTTCCCGCCGAGGCCTAG
- the obgE gene encoding GTPase ObgE, which translates to MRFVDEATIKVISGKGGNGCASLLREANNPKGGPDGGDGGRGGDVILRASSRLMSLYDFRLKRKYAARNGQPGMGRDRYGRAADDLYIDLPTGTLIFEVTEDEDGNETERLVADLVNDDTEVVICKGGQGGRGNLHFKSSVNRTPRYAEEGKPGEEKKLRLELKILADVGLLGLPNAGKSTFISQVSAARPKIAAYPFTTLVPNLGVVEDEWFNKMVIADIPGLIEGASQGQGLGHTFLKHVERTRFLVHILAADDLDMENPLDGYSIIDDELADYNPELANKPQIRVINKIDTLDQETLENLRDKCQDSGVFFISALNGDGVDELLDAMWDRLRELNRTEKEAENKTGDPDDDQRESA; encoded by the coding sequence ATGCGATTCGTAGATGAAGCGACCATTAAGGTAATATCCGGCAAGGGCGGCAACGGCTGCGCCTCTCTGCTCCGCGAAGCCAACAACCCCAAGGGCGGCCCCGACGGCGGCGACGGTGGACGCGGCGGCGACGTTATCCTGCGCGCAAGCTCCCGCCTCATGTCGCTGTACGACTTCCGGCTCAAGCGCAAGTACGCCGCCAGAAACGGGCAGCCCGGCATGGGACGCGACCGTTACGGCCGAGCCGCCGACGATCTGTACATCGATCTGCCTACCGGCACGCTGATCTTCGAAGTCACCGAAGACGAAGACGGGAACGAGACCGAGCGACTCGTGGCTGACCTGGTGAACGATGACACCGAAGTGGTCATCTGCAAGGGCGGTCAGGGCGGACGCGGCAACCTGCACTTCAAGTCCAGCGTCAACCGCACCCCGCGCTATGCCGAGGAAGGCAAGCCGGGCGAGGAAAAAAAGCTGCGCCTCGAACTCAAGATTCTGGCCGACGTGGGCCTGCTGGGCCTGCCCAACGCCGGAAAATCAACCTTTATTTCGCAGGTCTCCGCCGCCCGGCCCAAGATCGCGGCCTACCCGTTCACCACTCTGGTCCCCAACCTCGGCGTGGTGGAGGACGAGTGGTTCAACAAGATGGTCATCGCCGACATCCCGGGCCTCATCGAAGGCGCGAGTCAGGGACAGGGCCTCGGCCACACGTTCCTCAAGCACGTGGAACGCACCCGCTTCCTCGTGCACATCCTCGCAGCCGACGATCTGGACATGGAGAATCCGCTGGACGGCTACTCCATCATCGACGACGAGCTTGCCGATTACAATCCGGAGCTGGCCAACAAGCCGCAGATCCGCGTCATCAACAAAATCGACACCCTGGACCAGGAGACACTGGAAAACCTCAGGGATAAATGTCAGGATTCCGGCGTGTTCTTCATTTCCGCCCTCAACGGCGACGGAGTGGACGAACTGCTCGACGCCATGTGGGACAGACTGCGCGAGCTGAACAGAACCGAAAAGGAAGCCGAGAACAAGACCGGAGACCCGGACGATGACCAGAGAGAATCCGCGTAA